DNA sequence from the Lysinibacillus sp. OF-1 genome:
TTGTACAATTTGTCCTGTATGATAAGCATCGTGCAAAAGGATATTTAGATATTGTTGCCAAACTGGAAGAGAAGGACTAGGTTGATCCAATTCTGCTTCTTGAAGGGATGCTAATGAAGATTGTAAGGCATCATGTACGTGAAGTGTTCGCTTCACAGTTTCTTGCCAAGCATCCTCATCATTCGCTCCACCTTGGACAAACGTTTCATCATTATTTTGTGGAGCAACAAATGAGTTATCTTTATGTAAGCGAGAAAGTAAGCGCTCTTTAAAGGCTAGTAAATGGTTAGTATTTTCCCAAATCGTATTAGCGGCCTTTCCTTCTGGTTGCCAACATGCTTGTGCAGCAGTGAGATTCTTTAATGCTTCTGATAGTGGTGGATACCATTCTTCTTCGAAAAAAACTTGATTGACTCCATTTTGCAAGAGTTCCTTTTTACTCATTGAGATAGCCTCCTCTTTTGTAACCTTCTAAACATGACTTACTATTAATTTATCAAATTTTCCGAAAAGAGTATATAGGAGTGAAAATATACTAACAGGGACGTTAACTAAAGAGCATTGAGTTGCTTAGGCTCAGTGCAGGTTAGAAGAACAAGAAAGGCTATTGAATGACGTTCTGTTTTGTATCCGGATCTGATGGATTTGCTTAAGTATTTATTTATAATATAAGGGAAAAATACTTACAAAATTTACATTAGAGGTGGCGATAATTCTTGAGAAGGTTAGTCATACTAGTCATGGTGATTTTTGGATTATTTTTCCCGATACAATTGCTATTAGTAAAGGCGAGTATTCAACCAAAATTGGAAAAAGTAGATGTTTCATTTATTCAAGTAAATCGTTTAAACGGGGAAACTCGTTTGTTTAAGGAAAATGATGGATATGAGGAAGTGATTATCGATAAGATTGTTAACTGGATAAATACATCAAGCCCTTCCGAAGAAGCAAATGAGTTAGAGTTAAATCAAACTTCCATCATCTCGATAATGAAAATAAAACTAAAAAACGGAGACGTTGCAGTTATTGAACCAGCTTATAATTGTGTATCCCAAAACCAAGTAAAAACATGCACGATTGCAGATGGTGAGGTTATCTATACAAGTAATAATAAAAAGCTTCGATTGAAATCAGTAGAACTTTATGATTGGCTCTTAGTTGGCTGAAAATATGAAAGTGTTGGGGCACCAAAAGATGAGTTGCTTTAAGAAACTTTATATAGCAGGTATTTTTCCTATCTCGATGAAACTTACGCAGATTTTATCATGTGTCCAAAAATCGATAAAGTTGAAACAATAGATGGCAATACAAGGAGACATATTGTTCAGGCAAATGCGTTAAATTATAGTGCACATCATGGTGATGTTCCCTTTGATAGAATCCATATAATGTTGACTGATACGCCAGAAAATGGAGTGAAAATAAATAAAGTGACAATACAAAAGGGGATTTCTGAAAAAGAAAGCGCTATACAATGTAGGCGAGCGAGCTAAAGGATGACAGTGTAGAGAAGTTGTATGAGAAATACTAGTAAGTTGGTGAATGGATGGAACAATTGATAAAGGAAATAATGTCTCAGAGTAGCCAATATAAAGTTCAAATTATTAAACGTAAGGATTGTCTCTATACTATAGAAGTATTTATGTGGCAAGAAGAGTATGAATATGAGTATTGGCGTCCAATAAAAAAAGATTTGACTTTGGTTGAAACGGAGGAAGGTGCAATAGCATTAGCCATTGAACATTTAAGCGTGTACTCTGGAGAACAATGCTTTTATTAATGTGCCCAATTTTGGATTGATGTTTTAAAATGCACTTGCTTCGGCAGGTGTTTTTTTCATTATCAATGCTCAAAAATAACATGTTTAATAATACAAAAATGGTTAAATATTGTATAATGAAGTTAGGATATTTTGATATTAGTAGCTTGTAGAAAAGAGAAAGTGGTTGAGAAAATGAAGAACAAAAAAGGCATAGTTATTGCTAGTATTATATTATTATACTGTGTGATTTCAGTTATCTATACGCTTTTACTGGATGGAAAAATCAATTGGTCTCTATTATTTTTAGCAATATGTATGATTTATATTATAGAAGTTGCTATATCTAATAATAAATTACTTAAAAAGAAATTGACTAAGTAGGGCCAATACCAAAAGCTTAACAGGTTAAATCAGTTTTTACAGTTAAGTTACATCTGTTGGTAGGGCATCCACTCACATTCCAACGGTTTTATTATTCTCCATGTGCATTTAATACCTCACATTATCAGGTGAATAAGAAGGTGGGTATGCTATTGTTTAAAGAAGTTTCAAAGCTACAATTGGTACTATCTTTTTTGATGGCTTTTATTGGCTTCTCACAAGCATTTAACAACTGGGGAGAAAAGAGAATGTTATCTTTATTCTTTTTGATTGCTAGTATGTTTGTTTTAATTGTTGCGAGTTTAGCTCTGATTTTTTATAGAAAACGGCAAATCATTAAAGAGTAATGATGGGCTTCAAAAAGAAAAAGATTGAAGCTTTTTAGCTCCAATCTTTTTTCTTGTGCAATCATACCGTATTTTCTAGCCGAGGCTCAAAATAGGGGACATGATCTAAAACATTGATATATCAACTTGCATTTATTTTATTTGACGTTTGGATAAATCATCGTTGCTGGGTCGACATATTCATCGAATTGCTCTTCTGTTAGTAAACCACTTGCGATAGCTGCTGCTTTTAAAGTAGTGCCTTCTTTGTGCGCTTTTTTCGCGATTTTTGCTGCGTTTTCATAACCAATGTATGGATTTAATGCCGTTACAAGCATTAATGAATTTTGTAAATTATGATCTAGTACTTCTGTGTTAGGCTCAATGCCTACAGCACAATGGTCGTTAAATGATTTCATTGTATCGGCTAATAGGCGAGTCGATTGTAAGAAGTTGTAAATAATAACGGGTTTAAAGACGTTTAGTTCAAAGTTCCCTTGAGAAGCGGCGAAGGCAATTGTCGCGTCATTGCCGACTACTTGTGTGACAACCATTGTCATAGCCTCACTTTGGGTAGGGTTTACTTTACCTGGCATAATCGATGAGCCTGGCTCGTTTTCAGGGATTGTGATTTCGCCAATACCAGAACGAGGGCCACTCGCAAGCCAGCGAACGTCATTAGCAATTTTCATTAAATCAGCTGCTAATGCTTTTAATGCACCATGAGCAACAACAGCTTCATCATGGCTTGTTAAGGCATGGAATTTATTCGCAGCCGATGTGAACTGTTTGCTTGTTAGTTCACTAATTTCTGCTGCTACACGATCACCAAATTCAGGATGAGCGTTGATACCAGTACCAACAGCTGTGCCACCAATCGCAAGCTCCTTCATGTAGTCAATATTTTGGAGTATCATATGCTCGGATTTTGCTAGCATGGCTGCCCAGCCGCTAATTTCCTGACCTAATGTAAGAGGTGTCGCGTCCTGTAAATGCGTACGGCCAATTTTAATAATATCTTTAAATTGGGCTGCTTTGTCTTCTAACGTTGATTTTAATAGACGAAGTCGTGGTAATAAGTAATCTTCCACTTTTAACACAGCTGCAATATGCAATGCTGTTGGGAATGTATCATTTGAGCTTTGTGATTTATTGACATCATCATTTGGATGAACAATATCAGCTTCGCCAGCGTCCTTTAATAATTGGTTCGCACGGTGTGCAATGACCTCATTCACGTTCATGTTGGATTGTGTACCGCTACCTGTTTGCCAAACAACAAGTGGGAATTGATCGTCCCATTGACCATTTAAAATTTCATCTGCAGCCTGTACGATGGCATTCGTTTTAATATCAGAAAGTTTGCCTAGTTTGTTGTTCGCAATCGCAGCACTTTTCTTTAAAATAGCCATGGCTTGCACAAGCTCAATCGGCATTTGCTCTGTACCAATTTGGAAATTCTCTTTACTGCGCTGTGTTTGCGCACCCCAAATTTTATCAGCAGGTACTTTAATTTCACCCATTGTGTCTTTTTCAATACGATAATCCATGTTCAAACAGCTCCTTTATTATGTAAAACTCTCCTAATATACAGATAAAAACGGATACTCTTAGTCTGATGTAAGAATATCCGTTTGATACATGCTTATTCAAAAAAGAGGGGGATTCTGAATTAAGCAATTTGGAGAAAAGAAATAATCTACTGATAATGATAATTGTTATCAATTAAAAAGTCAACGGTTTTTCTTGAAGAAATTAATGATGAGAATAATTCGCAATCGTTATCTTTGGTTTTCCCGAATTTCTAAGAAATAAACGGCGCTGTGAGGCGTTATCTCTTTTTCTTTCCGATTTCTTTCAACGATTGTTTTTTAGGGATTTTTTCAAATAAAACCTTTACCTGAAAATTATGGTCATCGATTTGAAGTACCTCTATCACCTTGGCTTTGCGCCCTTTAATTCGAATATCCTCTTCCACTGTAGGCAGTTTAACGAGCAATTGGCTTAAAACAGACGTCTTGTTTTCATAAAAATGAGTCACAAACATCGCTCTTCTCCTTCTAACATTTGATGTTACTCAATTTATGAGTGGGGCATAGTAGATAGAACTTTTGGTGAAGTGGTTGATTAGATTGGAGCTTCTTTAAGCGTTCATCAATTGAAGGGACTCGCTCACCGAGATTTCCAAATTGCTCATAAAGCATTCCCCATAAGTAATCTCCCAAAATGTCTGCGCAATAAAATCATTGAAATGAGCCAATTGCTAGGAAAACCAATAATTGTTGCGGAGAAAGCGTGGTTCATTCTGAAATACTTCACCAACAAAAGGTTTTATTTTATTTGAAAATCAAAAATATGACATAATTCTACGTATGAGAATTGCAACTTTCGACATATCCTTTATTTATTTCTCGGGAAATATCTCATAGGGTTATGAGGGAATAGTAAGGATTTCCTAAGCTATTTCAGACAATGATTTGATTAGGGATTCAGATGGGTTCTTTTAGAGAAATATAATGTGTTTATGATTTGATTGACTATTCTTATTTTTCTTTTGACTCGTGAGATAGGTGTATTATGTTTCAGCTAGGGCGATGTTCGTTATAATAAGAGAAAGGAGGAAACGAGATGTATTTAAAATCATGTAAGGTATTACAGGACACGATTCCGAATAAACAAATGTATCCTTTTAATATCCCAAGCTTGCAGGATTTATATGAGCTGGAGTTTCCGACAAATGTAACGTTCTTTGTTGGAGAAAATGGGTCGGGGAAATCAACATTACTTGAAGCAATTGCAGATCGCTGCGATTTTAATACAGCGGGTGGTGGTCGCCAGAATTTATATGACGTACATAAGGCAGAGTCTTCACTGGGTGAATATATCCGCTTGTCGTGGATGCCGAAAATCTCGAATGGCTTTTTTCTACGATCAGAAACATTTTATCAATTTGCCAGTCATATTGATTTGTTAGAAGATCCAAGGAAATATAACGCTTTTGGTGGGAAGTCGTTGCACCACCAATCTCATGGTGAATCTTTTCTTGCATTATTTATGAATCGTTTTAATGGCAAAGCTATCTATTTATTGGATGAGCCTGAGGCAGCATTGTCTCCAACGAGGCAGCTAAGCCTGCTGAAAATTATCAAGGATCTAGAGCATGAAGCCCAATTTATTATTGCCACACACTCGCCCATTTTACTGGGCTATCCCAATGCTACAATATATAGTTTTGATGAAGGAGAGATTGAATCGATTCGCTATGAGGATACCATTCATTACATCGTCACTAAACGTTTTTTAGATGCACCGCAATTCATTTTACGTGAGTTATTTGATGAGGAGAGGGAATTATGAATCAACGAAAAGGCTTAGTCATGCGAGAAATTCGATTAGACGAAATGGCACAGTCCATTGATTTACTGAATTATGTATTTCAGATGTCTATGTCCATTCACAAGGATCGCCGTTTTGTAAATGCCAAGAGCAGGCAGTTTAATGAAGGGCATGCCATTGGTTGGTTTGATGGCAAACAGCTTGTATCCCAAATTTTAAGTCTACCTTTTGAGGTTAATGTACATGGCAAAATTTATGAAATGGGCGGCATCACAGCAGTTGGCACATACCCTGAGTATTCTGGGCATGGCTTAATGGAGAGCTTGATTATTGAAAGCCTGCAAAGTATGCGAAATGAAGGACAATGCATTTCCTATTTATTTCCATATTCTATCCCTTATTATCGCAAAAAGGGATGGGAAATTATGAGCGATATTGTAGAGTTTCAGGTGAAGGATACACAGCTTCCGCATTATGCGGGACTCAATGGGAAAATTCGTCGTGTTGATCCCAAACATGAGGATGTTGTAGATATTTACGCACGTTACGCACAGAAAACGCACGGAGTAATGGTGCGCAATAGCATTGCGTGGAATGAAAAATTTCAGGAGGATTTCTGGGAGGAGAAATTCATTGATAGCGATGTCCAACTACAGGCAGCGGTCTATTATGATGAAGACGATATAGCGCAGGGCTATATGTTCTACCGTATAATGGAGGAAAATTATTATATTGATGAAATCGTTTATTTACAGGAAGAGGCTCGTAAAGGCTTATGGAACTTTGTCTCGGCACATAGCTCGATGGTTTATAATGTTTACGGGAAAACAACGGGAAATGAAGCTGTGGCCTTCTTATTAGAGGATAGCGAGATTATTCAAAAGGTCTCTCCTTATTTCATGGCGAGAATTGTCGATGTCAAAGAGTTTTTACTACGCTATCCCTTTGTCAGTCAGGATTTCGAGCTTCAGCTTGCTGTCAGTGATCGCGTTGTGGCGTGGAATAATGGTACATTCATCATCAAAATGAAAGATGGAAACCTGTCTGTGCAAAAGGTAAGTGAGACGTTAAACGATAATGCTGTTCATTTAACTGTGCAAACATTGGCTACGATGCTGTTAGGCTATAAACGCCCAAATTATTTAGAAAAAATTGAACGGCTACAGGGTCGTGCTGAGGAAATTGCGTTGCTTGAAGCTGTCCTGCCAGTGGGTATCCCAACATTTATTGATTATTTTTAAGCCTTTTAGTGCGCGAGGGGGAGAGCCGTAACGTTGCCAGTTATGGCTGCCATGCCTCTTTTAGCCGTTCGACACCCAGTTTGATTTCTTCCATTGTTAACTTACTAAATCCTAATTGTAGCAATGGGTCCTCACTTGTTTGATTAATAAAAAACGGGCTTGTTGGATAAACCTTCACACCATAAGTCTCGGCTCGCTGGATGAGCTGTTGTTCTGAAAGCGGAGACTTGACCTTCACTACTATATAAAGCCCCGATTGCTCGCCCAATACAGCTATTTGTGGACCAAATTGTCGTTGCAGCTCCTGAACAAGGTGCTGCATTTTTTGTTTATACGTCAAGCGCATTCGTTTAATATGACGTGTCCATTCCCCTTGTGCCATGAATTGGGCCATTGTCCGTTGATGAAGGGACGAGGCATTTTGTTCAAAATGAGCAAAGCGCTCTTTAAATGGCTGTACTAGCGTATTCGGCAAGACCATATAGCTTAATCGTACACCAGGTAAAAACGATTTTGAGAAGGTGCCGAGATAGATTACCTTTGAAGGGTCGATCGAGGCAAGGGCAGGAAATGGTTGTTGTGTATAGCGAAATTCGCCATCATAATCATCCTCAAGAATATAGCCATTGACTTGCTGCGCCCATTGAATTAAGGTTTGTCGCTGCTGAATGGTCATGGACACACCGTATGGGAAATGATGTGAAGGGGTGACATACAATAAGCGTGATTGACAATGTTTAAGTATATCAAGTTGTGCCCCTGTCTCCATTACTGGCAATGTCTCTATGACAAAACGATGTAACTGAAAGGCCTCACGCGCCCCATTATAGCCAGGGTCTTCTAAAAGAACACTTGGGAAATGGTCTTTTAATAAAAAGCCCACATACAGTAGCATTTGCTGTGTGCTACTGCCGATCATGATATTTTCGCTCGTTGTCGATACGCCTCTTGCTTGTAGTAAATACGGTACAAGCTGCTCCTTGAGCAAGGGATCTCCAAATAGCTCTCCATATTGATAGCATGATGGTTCCTGTAGCACTTGATTGGCTAATTGACGCCATGTTTTCATAGGAAAATATGTCTGGTCAACAGCCCCAGCACGAAAATCTACAAGCAATGATGTTGTGTTGCTGGTTGGCTGTGATAGAACTGGCTGTTCCTGTTCCTGTTCCTGCAAGAAAACTGGCTCTAATGCATTGACGAAATAGCCTTTGCGTCCTTCTCCACGTATATATCCCTCAGCTACAAGCTGTTCGTAAGCAGTTAACGTTGTATTACGGCTAACCTGTAACGTTTCTGCTAATTTTCGAATGGAGGGCAGAGAATCGTTTGTTTGAAGTGTTCCTTGTGTAATGAGTATTTTCATTTGCTGATACACTTGTTTATATTTAGCCTCTTTTTCTGTTAATAGAAAGATAAAGTCATCCATATGATACCACCTTGACATGTTGAAATATTTGAAATTGTTTCTTTTGGAATGTCAGATTATTTACTACCATCATATAAGAAGGACAATGAAAAAGAAATGGGGAATCGAAACATGAAAATTTATACAGTGACACAGGCAACCATTGAGGATGTTGTGCCTTTATTTAATGCCTATCGGGAATTTTATGGGCAACTGTCTAATATACAGAAAGCGGAGCAATTTATACGTGAGCGAATAGAACGGGCAGAGTCCATTATTTTTCTTGCGTATCAGGAGGATGAGGCAGTAGGGTTCGCTCAATTATTTCCTCTCTTTTCATCCGTAGCCATGAAAAAAGCGTTTATCTTAAACGATTTATTTGTTGCCAAACAAGCCAGACAACAAGGGGTGGCACAGGCTTTAATGGAACAATGCTACGTCTACTGTAAGCAGGAAAACGCTCGTTACATGATGCTTGAAACTGCAACGGATAACATCAATGCACAGAAGCTCTATGAAAAGATGGGCATGACGATTGATAACAATGTCTATTATTATAGTATTTATTGGTAATTAAGCTGTATGGTTGCTTAAGCGTGGAGCTCGATTGGTTGGTGATGGGATTGCTCATAAAAGGACGAAAGTGCTAGACCTCGCCATGTCTAATTAGACATAGCGGGGCCTTGTGTTAGGCATGACTCATCCAGCCTGCGAAAAGACCAGAGGAGAAAAAGCGGGTAATGTTTTTGAATCCAGCTTCACTTAATAATTGTTGGATTTCTTGATCGGAAATGAAAGAGATATTCATGATGACTTTACCCATATTTTCTACTTTCTCTTTTGTGTAGCCAGCGTCTAAAAAGCCACTTTGCCAGATTTTGATACGATCTTGTAGTTCGTCACTTTCTCGGTCTCCATAGGCACAAGCAAGGACGAATGGTTTTCCGGGCTTTAATTGATCGTGAATGTTTTGTAGTAGATGTAGTTTTTCCTGACGATCTACAATGAAATGAAGGACGAGGATACAGCTGGCCGCATCGAATTTTGGCGTGGTTTGTGGCAAGCTCTCAATAGTTCCTTGTAGCAGTCGAACTCGGCTTTCTAATTCGAGTTGTACGGCCTTGTGTTGAGCGATTTGGAGCATTTCCTCAGCTGGGTCAATGCCTGTGAATGTCCACAGAGGGTTCGTTGGTCCCCATGCGGAAAGTTCATTGCCACCGCCAGCCCCCACAACTAGCAGGGATGCCTCTTGTTCACCTAAATGAGAACGGAAATAGGCTTGAGCCACGGCAAATAATGTGTCATAGGCAGGCACCGAAATACGAGTACTTTGCTCATATGTACGTGCCTTTTCTAATAAATGTGTTGATAGTTTATCCATCGATATAGCCTCCATTGCTTTATTATATATATTACAGACCCTTATTATCTGTAATTGAGTATAAATGAAAATGATTGAAAGGACAAAGAAATCGCTTTTTATAAAAGAGATTGGCGAAGCCTTTTGGTTTTCAAATGAGCAATTTCATGCAGGGCATCGTGTTTGGCTGAGCTATGTTGTGGGGACACTTTCCGTTCATGTGACCTTGTTAGCCGTGCTTATGACGGCATTTGCGGGCTATGTCATATGATAGATGAATGAACGGATGACAGGAGGCTTCATAGTATCGCGATTTTGGTAGCAGCAGGTTTTTCTATGTTTTCAATGCTATCATGATGACATTTTGACTTATTTGCATTTCTTGGCGGACGCTTGCATAATAGGGCAGAGAATATTTTTTCGTGAAGGGACGTGCAAGCATGACAGAATGGCCTAAGGGAGTAGCAAAACCAGCAATTCGTGCATTACAGGCAGCGGGTTATACAGAATTGAAGCAGCTGGAAAAAGTGGACCTTACGACACTAGCTCATTTACATGGGATGGGACCAAAAGCGTTAGCGGCGATTGAAGCGGCTCTAAAGGAAGGTAGTGAGCCTCGTGAATAAGCTAACATTGTTTTTACTAGCTATGGTTGTCTACTATATTATCGTTGTATTCCTTATTAGCAAGCTGTTTATTATTCCAATCATGAAAGTGATGGCCTTGATCTTTTTTATAGGGGCAGGCTATATTTTTTCTCGTAAAATGCGTAGAAAATTACAGTAGGAGGCAATATGAAAATTGTAAATCTAACATTCTTTTATGGAGCGGTTATTATCTTAGCGATTACGCTGTCATTAGCAGGTGTTCGACTATCCATCTCACTCGGGATATTTGCGTTATTCGCAATAGGGGTAATTTATCGTCATATACATATTTTATATCGCACCAACAATATGGAGCAGGTGGATAAATGGGTGAAAAAACATAGAAAAGAACCCATCTTTGCTGCACTTTATGCCAATGCTTATGAGACGAAGGAAGAACAGATTCGTGCAGTTGATGCTATCATCGACTATTACAAGCAACCTGCCGTAAAGTATAATTATCAATTTATTAAAGCAATCATGGAAGAGAATTTGGGTGACGCGAAAGTAGCGGCAACAAAAATTGGCAAAGAACCTTTAGCTAGCTATGCACATTGTTATATCGCTGCACTCGAAGGCAGAACAGCTGACATGACAAGTGATAAGCTAACACAGCCGTGGATGCAACCCGCAATCGAAGCAGTCTATGCCTATACAGTAAAGGATCAAGCAAAGTTTCGCCAATTTGCAGATGCGAGCATCGAACACGCTCGTGGCATACAGAAATATGGTCTTATACATAATTTCAAGCAACTAGAAGAAGATTTGGTCATTCAATAATAGTTGGGCTACTTGGTAACCAGTACATACGGTATCAAGTAGCCTGTTTTCGTGTAGCTTACAATAAATGAAAAAATGATTCTATGAGGTGACAATGATTGTCTAAAATTGATCATATGATGCAGATTCTATGGATGCTACATTCAGGCAGGAAAATTACTGCGAAAGAAATAGCTGAAAAATTAGAGATGAATATAAGGACAGTATACCGATATATTGACGCACTTTCTGCCAGTGGTGTACCGATTATAGCAGAAGCAGGTCATAACGGAGGGTATACCCTGTTGAATAATTTTATTAAAAGTCCTCTTCTATTTGAGATTGATGAGAAAGCGGCATTACTTCATGCTGCTATTTTTGCAAAAGAAGCTGGTTATTTTTTAGATGAGGCATTAAATAGTGCAACATCAAAGCTAACAAAATTTTCAAATCAAGAGCAAGATAAAATGATTAAGCAACATTTAGAAGGATTCGAAATTGTAAGTCCTAATGCTCAATCATCTATGGAGCCGATATTGAAAAAAATAGAGGAAAGTATAGTAAACGAAACATCTGTTGAAATGGAGTACCGTACAAATAATGAAGAACAACCTAAACATAGGTTGATTAACCCGTATGGCTTAGTTTATTGGAATAATAGCTGGTATGTCATTGCCTATTGTCATTTAAGGAAGGAGATCCGTAATTTTAAAGTAAGCCGCATTATCAATATGAACCAAACAGCCATTACCTTCCAGCGACCACAACCTTTCTCGGCAAGTGATTTTTTTATGAAAAGCATTCTACCACAAGTAGAAGATAAACGGGAGCTTACGCCTTTCATCATTTGTGGTAAGACGGATGCGGTAGATGACATAAGTCAGCATTGGTTTTTAAGGGATCACCTCAAAGAACGGACCTCAAAGAAAGCGATATTTCTAGTAGAGGAAGAAGCGTTACATAAATATGTTCCCTATTTGCTATTACCATATGGAAAATCAATACAAATAGTAGAACCAATAAGCTTAAAGCAAAAAATGATTGACGTACTTTATGAGCTAATTAATTTTTATCAAGTTGAAAACTTTACTGACGGAGAATGTCAGTGAAGTTTTTTTATAATAAGCGTAATTCATTTAAAAGGAGTGGTTATTATGCATACAAGAAGAGTGTATCTTTATGTATTTAATACGATGTCAGACTGGGAAATAGGCTATTTAATTGCTGAACTGAATTCAGGAAGGTATTTTAAAAAAGGATTAGCGGCTTTTGAGGTAATTACGGTAGGTATTGATAGAAGCCCTGTTACTACGATGGGAGGAATTACAATACTTCCTACTATTTCCATTGATGAATGTCAATTGAATAGTACGGATGTCTTAATTCTTCCAGGAGGCAATACATGGCTTGAGTCTATACATGATCCTCTATTGAAGAAAGTATCCATAGCGTTGAACGAAGAAATTATCATAGCTGCAATATGTGGCGCAACTATGGGTCTCGCAAAGATTGGTTTGCTAGATTCAAGAAAACATACAAGCAACGATTTAGAATACTTGAAAATGTTTTGTCCACATTATATAGGGGATAAACATTTTGAGGAAGGCCCTGCTACAACGGATGGAAATTTAGTTACGGCATCAGGTACAGCCCCACTGGAATTTGCTGTTCATGTTTTGAGGCTACTTGACGTGTTTAGACTAGAAACATTACAGGCGTGGTTGAATCTTTATCAAACGCATGAAAAAAAATACTATTTTGAATTAATGTCTTCTATTGAATAATTAAGGTCTCAGTGGAGCATGTGTAACAACATGCTCCTAAATTTATTCTTATATAAAGAGGTACACTATCGCATTTTCTTTTCCAACAAAATGCCTCGTACGATGCCACCAATAAAGAGGATGCCTAACACGAAAAGAAATAGGTAGGCATGCCACTGCTGTAAAATACGCTCGTGACCTAGTGCCACTGTCAGGTCATTGAAAAGGGAATAAGTAAAATATAATAATATACTATTTTTTATGAGACAAAACGTCATAATGCCATTTTGTCGCTGTCTATGGGACAGGGGTGCTTTATTTTTGCGCATGACAGGGTAGGCAGCTTTCATTTCTAAATAATGTAAAAGTAAAAATAGCATAAGTGCGATAAAGGGTAAATAAAAGATCGCAATTTTCGGTCCAAACTGGGCTTGCTCATTCGTAAAGCTTTGTAAGACAGGAATCATTGCAGGGAGCTTTGAATATTGGATTAGAGTGGCGGTGATGCCAGCTCCAAAAATAGTGGCCGCTATAACAGTCAGCTGGTGACAAAAGCGCGGTGTGGGTGTTTTTTGTTGTGTATGCATCCTTGCCCCTCATTTCTCATCATTCAAAATGTTAATCTGTTATACTGTAACATAGAATGATTGCTTTTTGTGTTAGAGAAAGAAGGATACTATGGAATACTTGTTGTTTTTACTAATTGGC
Encoded proteins:
- a CDS encoding DinB family protein; the protein is MSKKELLQNGVNQVFFEEEWYPPLSEALKNLTAAQACWQPEGKAANTIWENTNHLLAFKERLLSRLHKDNSFVAPQNNDETFVQGGANDEDAWQETVKRTLHVHDALQSSLASLQEAELDQPSPSLPVWQQYLNILLHDAYHTGQIVQLRKLQGSWPAKRSYL
- the fumC gene encoding class II fumarate hydratase; amino-acid sequence: MDYRIEKDTMGEIKVPADKIWGAQTQRSKENFQIGTEQMPIELVQAMAILKKSAAIANNKLGKLSDIKTNAIVQAADEILNGQWDDQFPLVVWQTGSGTQSNMNVNEVIAHRANQLLKDAGEADIVHPNDDVNKSQSSNDTFPTALHIAAVLKVEDYLLPRLRLLKSTLEDKAAQFKDIIKIGRTHLQDATPLTLGQEISGWAAMLAKSEHMILQNIDYMKELAIGGTAVGTGINAHPEFGDRVAAEISELTSKQFTSAANKFHALTSHDEAVVAHGALKALAADLMKIANDVRWLASGPRSGIGEITIPENEPGSSIMPGKVNPTQSEAMTMVVTQVVGNDATIAFAASQGNFELNVFKPVIIYNFLQSTRLLADTMKSFNDHCAVGIEPNTEVLDHNLQNSLMLVTALNPYIGYENAAKIAKKAHKEGTTLKAAAIASGLLTEEQFDEYVDPATMIYPNVK
- a CDS encoding AAA family ATPase, which codes for MYLKSCKVLQDTIPNKQMYPFNIPSLQDLYELEFPTNVTFFVGENGSGKSTLLEAIADRCDFNTAGGGRQNLYDVHKAESSLGEYIRLSWMPKISNGFFLRSETFYQFASHIDLLEDPRKYNAFGGKSLHHQSHGESFLALFMNRFNGKAIYLLDEPEAALSPTRQLSLLKIIKDLEHEAQFIIATHSPILLGYPNATIYSFDEGEIESIRYEDTIHYIVTKRFLDAPQFILRELFDEEREL
- a CDS encoding GNAT family N-acetyltransferase — its product is MNQRKGLVMREIRLDEMAQSIDLLNYVFQMSMSIHKDRRFVNAKSRQFNEGHAIGWFDGKQLVSQILSLPFEVNVHGKIYEMGGITAVGTYPEYSGHGLMESLIIESLQSMRNEGQCISYLFPYSIPYYRKKGWEIMSDIVEFQVKDTQLPHYAGLNGKIRRVDPKHEDVVDIYARYAQKTHGVMVRNSIAWNEKFQEDFWEEKFIDSDVQLQAAVYYDEDDIAQGYMFYRIMEENYYIDEIVYLQEEARKGLWNFVSAHSSMVYNVYGKTTGNEAVAFLLEDSEIIQKVSPYFMARIVDVKEFLLRYPFVSQDFELQLAVSDRVVAWNNGTFIIKMKDGNLSVQKVSETLNDNAVHLTVQTLATMLLGYKRPNYLEKIERLQGRAEEIALLEAVLPVGIPTFIDYF
- the pdxR gene encoding MocR-like pyridoxine biosynthesis transcription factor PdxR, translated to MDDFIFLLTEKEAKYKQVYQQMKILITQGTLQTNDSLPSIRKLAETLQVSRNTTLTAYEQLVAEGYIRGEGRKGYFVNALEPVFLQEQEQEQPVLSQPTSNTTSLLVDFRAGAVDQTYFPMKTWRQLANQVLQEPSCYQYGELFGDPLLKEQLVPYLLQARGVSTTSENIMIGSSTQQMLLYVGFLLKDHFPSVLLEDPGYNGAREAFQLHRFVIETLPVMETGAQLDILKHCQSRLLYVTPSHHFPYGVSMTIQQRQTLIQWAQQVNGYILEDDYDGEFRYTQQPFPALASIDPSKVIYLGTFSKSFLPGVRLSYMVLPNTLVQPFKERFAHFEQNASSLHQRTMAQFMAQGEWTRHIKRMRLTYKQKMQHLVQELQRQFGPQIAVLGEQSGLYIVVKVKSPLSEQQLIQRAETYGVKVYPTSPFFINQTSEDPLLQLGFSKLTMEEIKLGVERLKEAWQP
- a CDS encoding GNAT family N-acetyltransferase gives rise to the protein MKIYTVTQATIEDVVPLFNAYREFYGQLSNIQKAEQFIRERIERAESIIFLAYQEDEAVGFAQLFPLFSSVAMKKAFILNDLFVAKQARQQGVAQALMEQCYVYCKQENARYMMLETATDNINAQKLYEKMGMTIDNNVYYYSIYW